Genomic DNA from Microbacterium neungamense:
GTCCGCCTTCGTCCTCAAGCTCGCGATCGTGCTCGTCGTCCTGGCGCTCATCGCGCTGCTGGTGTGGAACGGCCGCACGCATCCGAACCGCGCGAAGGACTTCCCCGACCGCATCCGGATGCCCAGGCTCGTCGCCGTCATCGGCTGGCTGCTGGTGGCTGTCGGCATCCTGATGGGCCTTGCGGCCTTCACCGCCGGCGACGCCTCGGAGGCCGTGGACGACCGCGGCCTGCTGCCGATGCGGATCGCCGCCGTCGCGATCCTCGCGGGCGGCGTCCTGCTCGTGCTGCTGTACCGGAACTGGTACGTCGCGCCGGACGCGGATGCCGTGCGCTTCCGCACCCTCCTCGGTCGTGAGAAGCGGATCGCCTACGCCGACATCGTCGAGTATCGGATGCGGACCATGGGCGGTCGGCCGAACCTGCGTATCCGATCCGTCGACGGCACGCGGCTCACCCTCAACCCCGCGATGTTCGACATGTCGCCGCTGTTCGCGGCCATGGAGTTCCGGGAGCGGACGGGGCGCTGGCCGGTGCCGGGCGAACCGCGCTGAGCGCGGCTCCCGTTCAGCGCTCCGGCTCGTCGTCGCCGTCGCCGTCGGCGTCGCCGCGGCCGACGTCGCCGTGGCCGGGGCCGCTGTCCGAGGCATCCGCGGCCTCCGGCGCCGGCGGGGCGACCGGGATCACCACGCTCGAGTACTGCGCACCCAACCCGAGGTCGTCCGGGGCGAGGCGGGGTGCCTCGTCCAGCCGCTCGGGGGGATCCGTCACGTCGTACGGCTCGGAGGGCAGGCCGGCCCAGTCCTGGCGCTGCTGCTCGGGACGTTCGGAGAAGACACCCATCGGTCCATTCTGCTCCCCGCCGGAGGCCGCGGCTCGCGGAGGCTGTCGCCGCCGCGCTCAGAACTCGGCGATGACCAGCTTCTTCATCTCGAGCAGCCGCTCCCAGGCGCCGGGGCGCGACATCAGCTCGCCCATGTTCTCCGGCACGATCTGCCAGCTCACGCCGTACCGGTCCGCGAGCCATCCGCACTGCTCGGCCTCGGGGACGGCCGACAGCGCCTCCCACAGCCGGTCGATCTCGGCCTGGTCGCGGCAGCGCACCTCGAGGGACACCCCCGGAGTGAACCCGAAGTCGTGCGCGATGTCGGAATCCATCATCGAGAACCACTGATCGCCGATCCGGAACTCCCCGAACAGCACCTCTCCCGCCTCGCCCTCCGGACGCGGCACGACCGTGCCCAGCGCGGCGTCGTCGAAGAGCGAGATGTAGAACTCCGCCGCCTCCCGCGCGCGTCCCTGCACCGCGCCGGTGTACATTAGCTGAGGGATGACGAACGGCCGGGGGTCGCCGGCCGGATCGGTCAGCATCAGCTGCCAGCTCACGCCGTACCGGTCCTGCACCCAGCCGTAGCGGGCACTGAACGGGTAGGCGTCCAGCGCCATCAGCACCTCGCCGCCGTCGGAGAGCGCCGCCCACGTGTCGTCGAGTGCGCGGCGCGCGCCCTCCTCGCCGTCGAACAGCAGCGGGTCGAAGTTGAGGATGAACGAGATCGACGGGTTCGGCGTGAACTCTCGTCCCGCGTTGATCAGCGTGATCCGGTATCCGTCCACCACGACGTCCACCGTGAGCGCCTTCCCGGCGAAATCCTCCTGCCAGCGGGGCACGTCGTCCGGGTAGCGCGAGACGACGTCGGATGCCGTTCGCGGCAGGGCATCCGCGTAGAACGCGCCGCCCTCCTCGGCGTACCCCTGGAACCACACATTCGGCACGATCTTCTGCGCCATGCTGCTCTCCTTCGCTCTCTCCGGTCTTCGTTCCTTCGCTCTCTCCGGTCCTCACTCCTGGCGGACCGCGTGCCATCCGGGGCCACCACCGCGAGGCCGACCGCTTCATACGGGCGCGGGCGTCGGGCCTTACGCGGGTGTGGGCCGCCCGGCCTCGCGCACCGCCTCGACGAGCTCGCGCCACGCGCCGTCCAGCCGCGAGTCCGGGATCTCGGTCTCCCGGCGCTCATCCGGCAGCCGCACCCAGATCCGCCACACGTAGCGGTCCGCCCCGACGGGATCATCGCCCGGCGCCTCGTCCCACGGGCAGCGCCTGACGAGCTCGACCCACCGGTCGGCCTCGGGCGGTTCCGGCCGCACGAGCCAGCGCCGGCGCATCCCCGCGATCCCGCCGCTGCGCACGACGACGATCAGGACCGCCGATTCGGCGTCCCCGTGGTCCGAGCCGTCCGGCTCAGCGGCGTTCTCGTACTCGAGCATCCTCGATCACCCCGACGGCGATCCACGCGTCGCGCACCGCCGCCTCCACGTTATCCCCGAGGTCCCGGGCTGCCGCAAGGGTCGTCTCGGCGAATTCGGTGAAGGTCGCCCGCTTCGGCAGGTCGCTCACCAGCGCCCGGTACCAGACCGCGCCGGCGTCGCCCCAGGCGTTGCCGCCCAGCGTCCGTGCGGTCAGTGCGAAGGCGCGGTTCGGGATGCCGGAGTTGATGTGCACCCCGCCGTTGTCCTCCTGCGTCTCGACGTAGTCGCGCATGTGCGCCGGCTGCGGGTCCTTGCCGAGCTCGTCGTCGTCGTACGCCGTGCCCGGCTCGATCATCGACCGGAGCGCCCGGCCCTGCACGGCATCCGTGAAGATGCCCTCGCCGATGAGCCAGCTGGCCTCGTCGGCGGTCTGCTCGAGCAGATACTGCTCGGTCAGCGCGCCGAAGACGTCGGCGATCGACTCGTTCAGCGCCCCCGCCTGCCCCTGGTACTCCAGTCCCGACGCGCTCTGGATCACGCCGTGGCCGAGTTCGTGGCCGATCACCGACACTGAGCGGGTGAACCCGCGGAACACCTCGCCGTCGCCGTCGCCGAACACCATCCGGGTGCCGTCCCAGAAGGCGTTGTCGTAGTCCTCGCCGTAGTGCACGGTGGCGTGCAGAGGCGCGCCGGCGCCGTCCAGCGAGTCGCGCTCGAACGCATCCAGCAGCAGCCGGAACGTGGCGCCGAGTCCGTCGTACGCCTCGTTCACCGAGGCATCCGCCACGGGCGGCTCGTCTTCGGAGCGGACGATGACGCCGGGCAGGCGCTCCGTGTTCTGCGCGTCGAAGATCGTCCGGTTCGGGGCGGAGGTCAGCTCCGCGACGAGCGCGCCGCTCTCGTCGATGGACAGCTCGAGCGCGGAGCGGAAGGTCGGCCGCCCGGCGATGAGCGTCTGCCGCGCGGCCTGCGCGGCGCGGGGGAAGCGGTCCGATTCGGCCAGTCGTGCCAGCAGGTAGGCGGGCACGATGCCCTGTCGTTCGATCTCGTGGTGTCCGGTCATGCATCTCCTCCGTCGCTTCTGCGGCAGACGATACGCCGGGGTGCCGACAATGTCACGGATGCCCGGGCGGCGAGGCTCTGGACGGGCGTTCCGTCCCGCTCCGGCTGCGGCGGTGCGGTTCCTGAGCCATGGCCGGGGGTGCTGGGAGATGCCGGATTCTCCCGGCGATCGGCGTCGTCGGCGTCGCCGGGAGAAGAACGCACCGCGCAGTGGTGCGGGGGATGCGGGATCCTCCCGGCGGGTTGTGCGGTGGGAGGAGGATCAGGAGGCGCGGGGGAAGAGGTGGCGGAAGGCCTCGGCCCACACCCGGCGCTCGCTGGGGAGGTGGAAGTCCGGGTCGACGCTGACGCTCGGGAACAGCGGCATGACGGGGGCCGCCGCGCCGTCGGTGGTGGCATCGTGCTGATCGGCCATGTCGACTCCTCCCGTCGCCGGGCCCGTGCCCGGATCTGAGTTTCGGAATGCGGAACAGTCATTCCGTACAATGACAACGGTAGGGTGCGGCGGGTGCCCCGTCAAGACCCCTTAACCCGATTGGGGCGGATTCTCGTGTTCGGGGCGGGGGAGAACCGCCCCGAACACGAGAATCCGCCCCAAACCCGGAGAGGCCGGGTCGGCGGGAGGCCGGGTCGCCGGGTCCCCGGCGACCCGGGTGGTCGGGAGGGTGGAGGGTTGGCGGGGTTGCGGGGTCAGCGGCCGGAGGCCACGGGGGCCCAGGCATCCGTGCCGACCTGGGTCGGCGTGCTGTTCTCGTCGAAGCGCTCGATGCGGAACGAGGCCAGCACCGGCGAGGGCTGACCGGTCAGCACCTCCTCGGCCATCAGCTCGCCGAGGATGAGGCCCAGGGTCGCGCCCGAGTGCGTGAACAGCGTGTACAGGCCGTCGATGCCCGGGACCGCGCCCGCGACCGGCTCGCCGTCGCCCGGGATCGGCTTCCACCCGGCCCCGACGCGGCTCGCGGTGAGCACCGGGTTGCCGGCGAGCACCTTGGAGGCCTCCTCGAGCAGGCCCTGCACCGAGGCATCCGGCACCGTGATCGAGCCGTCCTCACCGACGACGATCGACTCCTCCGCCCAGCCGGCGTCCAGCACCAGGCGACGGTCCGGCGTCGGACGCACGGCCACGCGCGGCGTGTTCAGCACCGTCTTCACCTCGACGTCCACCGGCTCGGTGAACAGCACGAAGGCGGCGGGCGAGGCATCCGGCACCGTGACGCCGAGCTCGGCGAGCTGCGCGGGCACGGCCGGGCCGGTCGCCAGCACGACGCGGTCGGCGTCCAGGCGCGAGCCGTCGGCGAGGATCACGCCGGTCACGACGCCGTCGCGCACGTCGACGCGCGCCTCACCGGCGTTCTCGACGACGGTCGCGCCGTTGCCGCGTGCCTCGGCGACGAGCGCCGCAATGAGGTCGGGCAGGTTGACCCAGCCCTCGCCCGGGTTGAAGATCGCGCCCTCCTCGGCGACGGCATCCGGGTTCACATCCGGTGCGAGCGCCGCGACCTGCGACCGGTCGATCCACACCGCGTCGTACCCGCTGGCGCGCTCGAACGCGAAGGTCTCGCGGAAGCTCTCCTCGGGACCTGCCCACTTCATCGCGCCGTCGAAGCGGAGGTAGGCGCTGCTCTCCGGGTGGCGCGCGGCCCAGGTGCGGTAGCGGTCGAGGGCCAGCAGCCGCAGGTAGTGGTAGGCGGCGGAGCGGTCGCCGGACGAGTTCAGCCAGGCGATCGAGCGCCCGGATGCCCCGTCGGCGAGCGATCCGGCCGTGACGAGGGTCACCGTGGCGCCGGCGCGGGCGAGGTGCGCCGCGGTGGAGACGCCGAGGATGCCGCCGCCGATGACGACGATGTTCTCCGGTCGTGATGCAGACATGCGTATGTTCCTTACTCGTAGTCGATTCGTGTGGATGCCCGGCGACGCTTCGACGGGCTCAGCGTCCGGGTTCCGCTCAGCGTCCGCCGACGGGCTCAGCGTCCGGGTTCCGCTCAGCGTCCGCCGACGGTCTCAGCGTCCGGCGGCCTCGCGGGCGCGGGCGATGAGCCGCAGGCCCTCGACCGCGTCTGCCGGGTCGACCGGCGCCGGGGCATCCGTGGTGAGGGCCGCGGCGACGCCCGCGTAGAACGCGCCGTAGTCGCCGCGCGCGGTCGGGATGCGCTCGCTCTCGCCGCCGGCGCCGAGCGTGCCCCAGCGCTCCTCCGGCGTCTCGCCGAACCCGGCGTCACCGGGGCGGCCGCCGCTGCGCAGCGCGGGCTCCTGCCCGTCCAGACCCCAGGACGTGTACCCGGCCTCGCTGCCCAGTACGCGGAAGCGCGGGCCGTGCACCGGGGCGACGGCGCTCATCCACAGATGCGACTGCACCCCGGACTCGTGCACCAGGGCGAGGAACACGTCGTCGTCCGCTGCGACGCCCGCGCGGCGCGTCTCGATCTCGGCGTACACGTCGCGCACGGGGCCGAACAGCTGCAGCGCCTGGTCGATCAGGTGCGGACCCAGGTCGAACAGGATGCCGCCGGCGTCGGCCACGGATGCGGTGGACTTCCAGCCCTCCTTGGGTGTGGGCTGCCACCACTCGAAACGCGACTCGAAGCGGCGCACCTCACCGAGCCGGCCGTCCGTGACCAGGCGGCGGAGCGTGAGGAAGTCGCCGTCCCAGCGGCGGTTCTGGAACACCGTCAGCATCCGCCCCTTCTCGGCGGCGAGGGCGATCAGCGCCTCGCCCTCCGCGGCATCCGCCACGAACGGCTTGTCGACGACGACGTGGCAGCCCGCGCGCAGCGCGGCTTCGGCCACTTCGGCGTGCGTGCCGCTGGGCGAGGCGACCACGACGAGGTCGATGTCGCCGGCATCCGCCCACAGCGCGTCCGCGTCGGGGAGGATGCGAGCCTGCGGGTGCTCCTCGAGCGCCTGCGCGGCCCGTTCCTGGCTGCCGGTGACGATCACGTCGATCCGGAACGCCGGGTCGGCGGCGAGGAACGGCGCGTGGAAGAATCGGCCGGCCGTGCCGAACCCGACGATCGCGGTGCGGATCGGCGTCGCTGCGGCATCCGTCATCACAGCACCTCCGAGAGGAAGAGCTTCAGGCGATCGCTCTGCGGGTCGTCGAAGATCTGGTCGGGGGTGCCGGCCTCGACGACCCTGCCCTCGTCCATGAACACCACCTGGTCGGCGACCTTGCGGGCGAAGCCCATCTCGTGCGTGACGACGAGCATGGTCATGCCGCGCTGGGCCAGCTCGGCCATCAGGTTGAGGACGCCCTTGACGAGCTCGGGGTCGAGGGCGCTGGTGGCCTCGTCGAAGAGCATCACCTCGGGCTGCATCGCCAAGGCGCGGGCGATCGCCACGCGCTGCTGCTGACCGCCGGAGAGATCGCGGGGGCGGTGGTCGGAGCGCTCGGCCAGTCCCACCTCGGTGAGCCGGGCCATCGCGATCCGCTCGGCCTCGCCCTTCGGCATCCGCTTGACGTTGCGCAGGGCGAGCGCGACGTTCTGCAGGGCGGTGTGGTCGGGGAAGAGGTTGAAGTGCTGGAACACCAGTCCCACCCGGCGGCGCAGCACGTCGGGCTTGAGGGCCAGCGCGTCGTCGTCGGCGAGCAGGATGCGGCCGGACTTGGGCTCGTGCAGGCGGTTCACGCCACGCAGCAGCGTGGACTTGCCCGAACCGGACGGCCCGATGATGCAGGTGGTCGTGCCGGGCTCGACGGTGAGGGAGACGTCGCGGATGACGTCGACGTCGCCGTACGCCATCACGAGGTTCTGGATCTGCAGCCGGGAGCCCTCGTAGAAGCGGCCGTCGGTGACCGGCTGGGGCGAGGTGTACGTCATGTGTTCTCTCCGCGGGTGAAGGTGGGGCTGAGGGTCTCGGCGACCTCCTCGAGGCCGCTCTTGGGCGGGGTGGCCTTGCGGCGCCCGGTGCGGAAGCGGTTGTCGAAGTAGTTCACCAGGTGCGTCAGCGGCACGGTGATGATCAGGTAGAAGACGCCGGCCGCGACCAGCGGCGACAGGTTGCCGGACAGCACGGCGGCGTCCTGCCCGACGCGGAACAGCTCGCGCTCGCTGACCAGCAGGCCGAGGAAGTACACCAGCGAGGAGTCCTTCACGATCGCGATGAACTGGTTCACCAGAGCGGGGAGCACGCGGCGGATGCCCTGCGGCACGACGACCAGGCGCATCGCGGATCCGTAGGTCATGCCCAGAGCGCGGCAGGCCTCGAGCTGGCCGCGCTCCACCGACTGGATGCCGGCGCGGAAGATCTCGCCGATGTAGGCGCCGGCGATCAGGCTCAGCGCGAGGATCCCCAGCGGGTACGGGGAGGGGCCGAAGATCTGCTGGCTGATCCGGGCGAAGCCCTGACCGATCAGCAGGATCGTGAGGATCGCCGGCAGGCCGCGGAAGATGTCGGTGTAGACGCGGGCCGGGATGCGCAGCCAGGGGCTGCGGGCGATGCCCATGATCGCCAGGATCATGCCGATCACGATGCCCAGCACCGTGGCGCACACCGAGATCACCAGCGTGTTCACGAGCCCGGTTCCGAGCAGCTGCGGCAGCACCTGCAGCATCGCCTCGAAATCGAAGAACGTCTTGATGATGTTGTCGAGCCAGTCCATGAGGATCTCCCTTCGGAATGCGGGGCCCGGTCAGTCAGGCCCGGGCCCCGCATCCCGAGGCGATTACTCGCCGCTCTCGCCCTGCTCGGAGTCGCCCTGCTCGCCGGTCTGCTCGTCGGAGGGCAGGTACTGCTCAGGCATCGGGGAGCCCGGGAACCACTTCTGGTACAGCTCCTTCCAGGTGCCGTCCTCCATGGCGTCGTGCAGCGCGTCGTTCAGCGCCTCGCGGAACTCGTCCTTGCCCTTCGCGATCGCGAAGCCGGCCGGCGCGTCGAACGACGGGATGTC
This window encodes:
- a CDS encoding M4 family metallopeptidase, translating into MTGHHEIERQGIVPAYLLARLAESDRFPRAAQAARQTLIAGRPTFRSALELSIDESGALVAELTSAPNRTIFDAQNTERLPGVIVRSEDEPPVADASVNEAYDGLGATFRLLLDAFERDSLDGAGAPLHATVHYGEDYDNAFWDGTRMVFGDGDGEVFRGFTRSVSVIGHELGHGVIQSASGLEYQGQAGALNESIADVFGALTEQYLLEQTADEASWLIGEGIFTDAVQGRALRSMIEPGTAYDDDELGKDPQPAHMRDYVETQEDNGGVHINSGIPNRAFALTARTLGGNAWGDAGAVWYRALVSDLPKRATFTEFAETTLAAARDLGDNVEAAVRDAWIAVGVIEDARVRERR
- a CDS encoding VOC family protein → MAQKIVPNVWFQGYAEEGGAFYADALPRTASDVVSRYPDDVPRWQEDFAGKALTVDVVVDGYRITLINAGREFTPNPSISFILNFDPLLFDGEEGARRALDDTWAALSDGGEVLMALDAYPFSARYGWVQDRYGVSWQLMLTDPAGDPRPFVIPQLMYTGAVQGRAREAAEFYISLFDDAALGTVVPRPEGEAGEVLFGEFRIGDQWFSMMDSDIAHDFGFTPGVSLEVRCRDQAEIDRLWEALSAVPEAEQCGWLADRYGVSWQIVPENMGELMSRPGAWERLLEMKKLVIAEF
- a CDS encoding protealysin inhibitor emfourin codes for the protein MLEYENAAEPDGSDHGDAESAVLIVVVRSGGIAGMRRRWLVRPEPPEADRWVELVRRCPWDEAPGDDPVGADRYVWRIWVRLPDERRETEIPDSRLDGAWRELVEAVREAGRPTPA
- a CDS encoding NAD(P)/FAD-dependent oxidoreductase; the encoded protein is MSASRPENIVVIGGGILGVSTAAHLARAGATVTLVTAGSLADGASGRSIAWLNSSGDRSAAYHYLRLLALDRYRTWAARHPESSAYLRFDGAMKWAGPEESFRETFAFERASGYDAVWIDRSQVAALAPDVNPDAVAEEGAIFNPGEGWVNLPDLIAALVAEARGNGATVVENAGEARVDVRDGVVTGVILADGSRLDADRVVLATGPAVPAQLAELGVTVPDASPAAFVLFTEPVDVEVKTVLNTPRVAVRPTPDRRLVLDAGWAEESIVVGEDGSITVPDASVQGLLEEASKVLAGNPVLTASRVGAGWKPIPGDGEPVAGAVPGIDGLYTLFTHSGATLGLILGELMAEEVLTGQPSPVLASFRIERFDENSTPTQVGTDAWAPVASGR
- a CDS encoding amino acid ABC transporter permease, yielding MDWLDNIIKTFFDFEAMLQVLPQLLGTGLVNTLVISVCATVLGIVIGMILAIMGIARSPWLRIPARVYTDIFRGLPAILTILLIGQGFARISQQIFGPSPYPLGILALSLIAGAYIGEIFRAGIQSVERGQLEACRALGMTYGSAMRLVVVPQGIRRVLPALVNQFIAIVKDSSLVYFLGLLVSERELFRVGQDAAVLSGNLSPLVAAGVFYLIITVPLTHLVNYFDNRFRTGRRKATPPKSGLEEVAETLSPTFTRGENT
- a CDS encoding amino acid ABC transporter ATP-binding protein, which produces MTYTSPQPVTDGRFYEGSRLQIQNLVMAYGDVDVIRDVSLTVEPGTTTCIIGPSGSGKSTLLRGVNRLHEPKSGRILLADDDALALKPDVLRRRVGLVFQHFNLFPDHTALQNVALALRNVKRMPKGEAERIAMARLTEVGLAERSDHRPRDLSGGQQQRVAIARALAMQPEVMLFDEATSALDPELVKGVLNLMAELAQRGMTMLVVTHEMGFARKVADQVVFMDEGRVVEAGTPDQIFDDPQSDRLKLFLSEVL
- a CDS encoding Gfo/Idh/MocA family protein, translating into MTDAAATPIRTAIVGFGTAGRFFHAPFLAADPAFRIDVIVTGSQERAAQALEEHPQARILPDADALWADAGDIDLVVVASPSGTHAEVAEAALRAGCHVVVDKPFVADAAEGEALIALAAEKGRMLTVFQNRRWDGDFLTLRRLVTDGRLGEVRRFESRFEWWQPTPKEGWKSTASVADAGGILFDLGPHLIDQALQLFGPVRDVYAEIETRRAGVAADDDVFLALVHESGVQSHLWMSAVAPVHGPRFRVLGSEAGYTSWGLDGQEPALRSGGRPGDAGFGETPEERWGTLGAGGESERIPTARGDYGAFYAGVAAALTTDAPAPVDPADAVEGLRLIARAREAAGR